Proteins encoded within one genomic window of Thalassophryne amazonica chromosome 23, fThaAma1.1, whole genome shotgun sequence:
- the LOC117505428 gene encoding uromodulin-like: MCTVMGPIVIDFYGRGSAVQDRCVYELMTPTETLNVTILAEFRERRRRDFSFLDRVIVQQLGSNVQTVLGQGGRVWVDGTLVTLTSTPQLFNNMMLSQDQTGVTLQISQTYNLSLFFDGNTAQINVYALTRAVPGNLQGLCSDSGQLSQMKQVGLSNADCALLMGAPFTTCNIDPQPYILSCGYTLCRYPAVDGLKCQFMEAYARDCRIRRNTMMDGWRSSVSCPGPQAFCQGRFCSDHEFCGEKSYGGDTRCFCRAIFASQNGPAFEQSTVCIENTASVTFVGCLLEDFGIDYTALHLKDETCKGQVDNMNHMVSFTFDGHNTCGTVVTANDTHLIYMNTIMSENRSGEIVRSEDVLIDLSCFYDQPDIKSYSIQIRDGSVIQQLRYGQWFYNLTMKVYWDSARTQPIVEGTDIQLNYKIWVELKADGLDSRIVAVVIESCWATHDPLSNGTLRHDLIVNSCANLNDGTVTVESNGQGTTSYFSFNTFKFYGQTGDVYLHCRVHLCGTINNNCVPNCNTNTRRRRSARTNYDVENSALLTLAWIN; encoded by the exons ATGTGTACTGTTATGGGGCCCATTGTCATTGATTTCTACGGACGAGGTTCAGCTGTCCAGGATCGGTGTGTGTATGAACTGATGACGCCCACTGAAACACTAAACGTCACAATACTGGCAGAGTTCCGGGAGCGTCGACGTCGTGATTTCAGCTTTTTGGACCGTGTCATTGTGCAACAGCTGGGCTCAAATGTTCAAACAGTTCTGGGTCAAGGTGGGAGAGTGTGG GTTGACGGCACATTGGTGACGCTGACCAGCACACCTCAGCTTTTCAACAACATGATGCTGTCTCAGGACCAAACCGGAGTCACCCTCCAGATATCACAGACCTACAACCTTTCTCTCTTCTTTGATGGCAACACTGCACAGATCAACGTCTACG CTCTGACAAGGGCTGTTCCAGGAAATCTGCAAGGTCTGTGTTCTGATTCCGGTCAACTGAGTCAAATGAAGCAAGTGGGACTGAGCAACGCTGA CTGTGCTCTCCTGATGGGGGCGCCCTTCACCACCTGTAACATCGACCCACAGCCCTACATTCTAAGCTGCGGATACACTTTGTGCCGATATCCTGCAGTGGACGGTTTGAAGTGCCAGTTCATGGAGGCCTACGCCAGAGACTGTAGAATCCGCAGAAACACCATGATGGACGGCTGGAGGTCAAGCGTCAGCTGCC CTGGTCCTCAGGCCTTCTGTCAGGGCCGGTTCTGCAGTGATCATGAGTTCTGTGGTGAGAAGTCGTACGGTGGTGACACTCGGTGCTTCTGTCGAGCCATTTTTGCCTCCCAGAATGGACCAGCTTTTG AGCAGTCAACAGTCTGCATAGAAAACACTGCTTCGGTTACTTTTGTTGGTTGTCTCCTGGAGGATTTTGGCATTGACTACACCGCCCTACACCTGAAAGATGAGACCTGCAAGGGTCAGGTGGACAATATGAACCACATGGTGTCCTTCACCTTTGACGGCCACAACACCTGTGGTACAGTGGTCACG GCCAACGACACACACCTAATCTACATGAACACCATTATGTCAGAAAATAGATCTGGTGAGATTGTTCGCAGTGAAGACGTGCTGATTGACCTCTCCTGCTTCTACGATCAACCAGACAtaaagagctacagcatccaaatcaGAGACGG CTCTGTGATCCAGCAGTTAAGATATGGACAATGGTTTTATAACCTGACCATGAAGGTCTACTGGGACTCTGCTCGTACCCAACCTATTGTGGAGGGAACCGATATCCAGCTGAACTACAAGATCTGGGTGGAACTGAAGGCAGATGGACTGGATAGCAGAATTGTTGCTGTGGTGATAGAATCTTGCTGGGCAACTCATGACCCATTATCCAATGGGACTCTCAGACATGACCTGATCGTGAACAG CTGTGCTAACCTCAATGATGGAACAGTGACGGTGGAAAGCAACGGACAAGGAACCACCAGCTATTTCTCCTTCAACACCTTCAAGTTCTATGGGCAAACTGGTGACGTCTACCTGCACTGCAGAGTCCATCTGTGTGGAACCATCAACAACAACTGTGTTCCG AATTGCAACACAAACACCAGACGACGCAGATCTGCCAGAACTAATTATGACGTTGAAAACTCAGCCTTACTGACCTTGGCCTGGATTAATTAG